From the Pseudomonas baltica genome, one window contains:
- a CDS encoding GntR family transcriptional regulator gives MSQDSPSPLGGGQPRYLLLAQALMDDIKAARYPLDSLLPTEHELCQQFGVSRHTVREAIRRLSDLGLIHKQHGIGSRVKAVEVAARYVQAHADIADLHQYVRDVRLDIHGIHDISADAELAQWLECQPGQEWLCVSGLRFREGDQLPLAFTHAYIARAYRSVAEDLGDGREPIYALIERRFGLRVTDVRQDISAVLIDAADAQRLQVAAGSAGLRIIRRYYGHNQELLEVAVSLHPGERFSYSFSQQLKWQGAAS, from the coding sequence ATGAGCCAGGATTCGCCTTCGCCACTGGGCGGCGGGCAGCCCCGCTACCTGCTGCTGGCGCAAGCCTTGATGGACGACATCAAGGCCGCACGCTACCCGCTGGACAGCCTGCTGCCCACCGAACACGAGCTGTGCCAGCAGTTCGGCGTCAGCCGTCATACCGTGCGCGAGGCGATCCGCAGACTCAGTGACCTGGGCCTGATTCACAAGCAGCACGGCATCGGCAGTCGGGTCAAAGCCGTCGAAGTCGCTGCACGCTATGTACAAGCCCATGCCGACATCGCAGACCTGCACCAGTACGTGCGCGATGTGCGCCTGGATATCCACGGCATCCACGATATCAGCGCCGACGCCGAACTGGCGCAGTGGCTGGAGTGTCAGCCCGGCCAGGAATGGCTCTGTGTCAGCGGCCTGCGTTTTCGCGAGGGCGACCAACTGCCACTGGCCTTCACCCATGCCTATATCGCCCGCGCCTACCGCAGCGTGGCGGAGGATCTGGGCGATGGGCGTGAACCCATCTACGCCTTGATCGAACGGCGCTTCGGCCTGCGCGTCACCGACGTGCGCCAGGACATCAGCGCCGTGCTGATCGATGCCGCCGATGCCCAGCGCCTGCAGGTGGCCGCGGGCTCGGCGGGGCTGCGGATCATCCGCCGCTACTACGGCCACAATCAGGAGTTGCTCGAAGTAGCGGTCAGCCTGCACCCCGGCGAGCGCTTCAGCTATTCCTTCAGCCAACAGCTCAAATGGCAGGGCGCGGCGTCCTGA
- a CDS encoding CoA ester lyase, which yields MAARSYLFVPGDRPERFDKACAAGADVVIIDLEDAVSPEGKDAARDAIGQWLRAGGRAWVRLNGSDTAWYEDDCALLDCPGLLGVSLPKAESATQLAALAARLPGKLRILPIVETARGIWNVAELAQAPKVLRLAFGSVDFQVDTGIVGDDQELLFARSQLVIASAMARIEAPVDGVTVDLSNATLLAHEVERARLQGFGAKLCVHPKQVQAINDGLRPHASEVQWARSVLDVVDASQGVGALSLNGKLIDLPVILRARRILESA from the coding sequence ATGGCTGCTCGATCCTATCTGTTCGTCCCCGGCGACCGCCCGGAGCGCTTCGACAAGGCCTGTGCGGCCGGCGCTGATGTGGTGATCATCGACCTTGAAGACGCGGTCAGCCCAGAAGGCAAAGACGCCGCCCGCGACGCTATCGGCCAATGGCTGCGCGCAGGGGGCCGTGCCTGGGTACGCCTGAACGGCAGCGATACCGCGTGGTACGAAGATGACTGTGCCTTGCTCGACTGCCCCGGACTGCTGGGCGTATCACTGCCCAAAGCGGAAAGCGCCACGCAGCTGGCTGCACTGGCTGCGCGGCTGCCGGGCAAACTGCGCATCCTGCCGATCGTCGAAACCGCCCGCGGGATCTGGAACGTCGCCGAGTTGGCGCAAGCCCCGAAGGTACTGCGCCTGGCGTTCGGCTCGGTGGATTTTCAGGTCGATACCGGAATCGTCGGCGACGATCAGGAGCTGCTGTTCGCCCGCTCGCAACTGGTGATCGCCTCCGCCATGGCGCGGATTGAGGCGCCAGTGGATGGCGTGACGGTCGATCTGAGCAACGCCACCCTGCTCGCGCATGAAGTGGAGCGCGCGCGCCTGCAAGGCTTCGGCGCCAAACTGTGCGTGCATCCCAAGCAGGTGCAGGCCATCAACGACGGCCTGCGCCCCCATGCCAGTGAAGTGCAGTGGGCGCGCTCGGTGCTGGACGTCGTGGACGCCAGCCAGGGTGTCGGGGCGCTGAGCCTCAACGGCAAGCTCATAGACCTACCGGTGATCCTGCGCGCCAGACGCATACTCGAGTCGGCGTGA
- a CDS encoding CbtA family protein: MVGRLLVRGLFVGLLASVLAFGFAKVFGEPQVDSGIAFEQSVVHMHGDDTDEPALVSRQMQASYGLFSGVVVYGTALGGLFALVFACALNRVGPIGPRGLSALLALVAFVAVILVPDLKYPANPPSVGDPDSLGQRTELFFLMLLVSVAAMAIAVRSAWGFIARYGLWGGVTMTALLYIIIVACAGALFPSVNVVPEHFSAVQLWDFRVASLGIQAVLWSAIGLIFGAWAQRMLVEAQVSSI; encoded by the coding sequence ATGGTTGGACGTTTACTCGTCAGGGGGCTGTTCGTTGGTCTGCTCGCCAGTGTGCTGGCGTTTGGTTTCGCCAAGGTGTTCGGCGAGCCGCAGGTCGACAGTGGCATCGCGTTCGAGCAAAGCGTGGTGCACATGCACGGTGACGACACCGATGAACCCGCCCTGGTCAGCCGCCAGATGCAGGCATCCTATGGCCTGTTCAGCGGTGTGGTGGTCTATGGCACGGCACTCGGCGGCCTGTTCGCGCTGGTGTTCGCCTGCGCCTTGAATCGCGTCGGGCCGATCGGGCCGCGGGGGCTGTCGGCACTGCTGGCGCTGGTCGCGTTCGTCGCGGTAATCCTGGTGCCGGACCTCAAATACCCGGCCAACCCGCCTTCGGTGGGCGATCCGGATTCCCTCGGTCAGCGCACCGAGCTGTTCTTCCTCATGCTGCTGGTGTCGGTCGCAGCCATGGCCATTGCCGTGCGCAGCGCCTGGGGATTTATCGCGCGATACGGCCTGTGGGGCGGGGTGACGATGACGGCGCTGCTGTACATCATCATCGTCGCCTGTGCGGGTGCGTTGTTTCCGTCGGTCAATGTCGTACCCGAGCATTTCTCTGCGGTGCAGCTTTGGGATTTTCGCGTGGCGTCCTTGGGCATCCAGGCGGTGCTGTGGTCGGCGATCGGGTTGATTTTCGGTGCCTGGGCGCAACGGATGCTGGTCGAGGCGCAGGTGTCGTCGATCTGA
- a CDS encoding LysR family transcriptional regulator translates to MKIDDIDAFVAVIRCQSISVAAQSLALTQPAITRRVQNFEQALGVELFDRNTKPLKPTVMGHQVYQKCLAILREMDALSELVASDTPPSGLLRLGVPQTLGDAVLLDALKQLRQVYPELQPRVATGWGSQLIDKIANGELDAAAVLFPAGKVFPENIVGQSLGKLELVVVCAAAQLPKKPIKLADCYAQGWVLNPDGCGFRAGLQRTLGDMGLSLKVNLETFGTELQLGLVADGMGLGLVPRPLLERSVHRERLAAMVVKDFKPVMDLWLVQPRLLGNLQAPVAAFGDLVTRAL, encoded by the coding sequence ATGAAAATCGATGACATAGACGCCTTCGTGGCGGTAATTCGTTGCCAGTCGATCAGTGTCGCGGCGCAGTCGCTGGCGCTGACCCAGCCGGCCATCACGCGCCGCGTGCAGAACTTCGAGCAAGCGCTGGGTGTGGAGTTGTTCGACCGCAATACCAAGCCGCTCAAGCCGACGGTGATGGGCCATCAGGTCTACCAGAAGTGCCTGGCGATCCTGCGCGAGATGGATGCCCTCAGCGAGCTGGTGGCCAGTGATACTCCGCCGTCTGGCTTGCTGCGCCTGGGGGTGCCGCAGACCCTGGGCGATGCGGTGTTGCTCGATGCGCTCAAGCAGTTGCGCCAGGTCTACCCCGAATTGCAGCCAAGGGTGGCCACTGGTTGGGGCAGCCAGTTGATCGACAAGATCGCCAATGGCGAACTGGATGCCGCTGCGGTGTTGTTCCCGGCTGGCAAGGTGTTCCCTGAAAACATCGTCGGCCAGTCGCTGGGCAAGCTGGAGCTGGTGGTGGTGTGCGCCGCAGCGCAGTTGCCGAAAAAGCCGATCAAGCTCGCCGACTGCTATGCCCAGGGCTGGGTGCTCAACCCCGACGGTTGCGGTTTTCGCGCCGGCCTGCAGCGCACATTGGGGGACATGGGCCTGAGCCTCAAGGTCAACCTCGAAACCTTCGGCACCGAGCTGCAGTTGGGCTTGGTAGCCGACGGCATGGGCCTGGGCCTGGTGCCGCGGCCCTTGCTGGAGCGCAGCGTGCATCGCGAGCGCCTGGCGGCGATGGTGGTCAAGGATTTCAAGCCGGTGATGGACCTGTGGCTGGTGCAACCGCGCCTGCTCGGCAATCTGCAGGCGCCGGTCGCGGCTTTTGGCGATCTGGTGACTCGGGCGCTGTGA